The DNA sequence GGGCGCGACGCCGGAACTCCGGCGACTTCGCAGCAGGCATATCGGACTCCTCACTGAGACGATCATCGCCTCAACTCAGGTGTCCGGGAAACCGGGTCAAGCTCCGATCTTGCCACGGCTCAACAGACCGCGATCACACTGACCACCAGATGGGACGTCGCTCAAGGCGAAGCTGACGCAGCCGCGGCACGGGAAGCGCAGCTACTGGACCAGGTCAAGCGTGCGGAGACTGAGGCGGCGAAGACCAAGCTGACTGTCGGACAGCTGACTGCACAACTCACCCGCGTAGGAGGAACCGACCAACTCACCGCACGGCTCATGCTGAGCGGAGACACTGCTGATGACTTCCTGAGCCGGCTCACCTCCAGCAGTCAACTCACCTCCTCGATCTCTGCTCTTTACAATCAGGCGAACACCGCAGCGAACAACGCCGCCGCACTCGCCGACCAAGCCCGCATCGCAACCACCGAGCGTGAACGCCTCGCCGGCGAAGCCGCTACCGCCATGCAGGAAGCAATATCTGCGTCACAAAAGGTCGAAGCGAGCCTGGTCGAACAGCAGGCAACAGCCGAGACACTGCGAGCTCAGCTCGCGGTACTCACTGAGAACCGTCAGGCCACAGAAGCGGACTACGCCAAGGGCGAGGAGGTGCGGCGGGCGGCGGCAGCCGCCGCCGCCGCGGCCGCCGCCGCCGCCCGCGGATCAGCTTCGCCTCAACTGGACAGCGGACAGCTCTCGGACCAAGGCTGGACTCGACCCGTGGGAGGCCGAATCTCCGACGGCTTCGGCCCCCGCGTCGCCCCTACCGCCGGCGCCAGCACATACCACAACGGCGTCGATCTCGGAGCCAGCTGCGGCACACCG is a window from the Cnuibacter physcomitrellae genome containing:
- a CDS encoding M23 family metallopeptidase encodes the protein MLSGDTADDFLSRLTSSSQLTSSISALYNQANTAANNAAALADQARIATTERERLAGEAATAMQEAISASQKVEASLVEQQATAETLRAQLAVLTENRQATEADYAKGEEVRRAAAAAAAAAAAAARGSASPQLDSGQLSDQGWTRPVGGRISDGFGPRVAPTAGASTYHNGVDLGASCGTPVYAASAGTVSYAGWYGGFGNWVQISHGSGVQTSYAHNSQLLVSPGDTVAAGQLISLAGTTGVSTGCHLHYEITVSGTRIDPEPFMSARGATLG